From the genome of Lineus longissimus chromosome 8, tnLinLong1.2, whole genome shotgun sequence, one region includes:
- the LOC135492487 gene encoding mediator of RNA polymerase II transcription subunit 18-like isoform X2 produces MDITGPGIIPDQEYLLQGSILETSRDVLLHRLRGLCDNLETGPEMFHDHEMVYCMRGAGPPVLFRARRSLSHQHVPWHLRYVGQVDVGDKSRATLLRSCIDVSTSDNLMQFLVEMGFKLDHEHVVKGYLFTKGRMKITVSKIFRMLESNNTETIEPLSQSYLVELSIVTTPGQEQVQDDMRNFAEQLKPLVQLDKIDHRRLQVQQI; encoded by the exons ATGGATATCACTGGTCCTGGTATCATCCCTGATCAGGAGTACCTCCTGCAGGGCAGCATCTTGGAGACATCCCGAGACGTCCTGCTTCATCGCCTGAGGGGACTGTGTGACAACCTTGAGACCGGTCCAGAGATGTTTCACGATCACGAGATGGTGTACTGCATGA GAGGAGCTGGTCCCCCTGTCCTATTCCGAGCGAGGCGGTCACTCTCACATCAACATGTGCCATG GCATCTACGATATGTTGGTCAGGTAGATGTTGGTGACAAGAGTCGTGCTACCCTCCTCCGTAGCTGTATAGACGTCAGCACTTCAGATAACCTCATGCAGTTCTTAGTCGAAATGGGTTTCAA ACTCGACCATGAGCACGTAGTAAAAGGTTATTTATTCACAAAAGGAAGAATGAAGATTACTGTATCAAAAATATTCAGG ATGCTCGAGTCCAACAACACAGAAACGATCGAGCCTCTGTCTCAGTCGTATCTCGTTGAGCTGAGCATCGTGACGACACCAGGTCAGGAACAGGTCCAGGACGATATGAGGAACTTCGCTGAACAATTAAAACC ACTTGTTCAGTTAGACAAGATCGACCACCGGCGCCTCCAAGTCCAGCAGATATGA
- the LOC135492686 gene encoding RAD51-associated protein 1-like, protein MAEVGRARRARKVIDYANFADGDESDDDFVSSSTPPVAKRPKLDKPDKSSKSTKTEKENVKKKKKKSLNRKPPGENLFETHLQAALELSMIETSSQETAESQESVVKDVLIKPVVIADDDEIVCLGSEPIQSMSPVRSSCRAASKEQRQSFLQESESEGPSQDNNEEFKLEGDESEDDEDDESDDSFNPDDDDSDFDDGKKKKKKPPAKPRPQKTPKTAASTTSHPKPKTVCKPSPAPFRSPIASNSLPATNTPKSDLGTCASRKPAWTPPAPTGSATKCVNLGGRRSPSGGGGLRLGLSRSQRVKPLHSSVKGAR, encoded by the exons ATGGCTGAAGTTGGAAGAGCACGAAG AGCGAGGAAGGTTATTGACTATGCGAACTTTGCAGATGGTGATGAGTCCGATG ATGACTTTGTCTCCTCATCTACTCCACCTGTCGCCAAGAGACCCAAGCTCGACAAACCTGACAAGTCATCAAAGTCAACGAAGACGGAAAAAGAGAatgtgaaaaagaagaagaagaagag TCTGAACAGAAAGCCTCCCGGTGAAAACTTGTTTGAAACTCACCTCCAGGCGGCGCTCGAGTTGTCTATGATTGAAACCTCATCACAGGAGACAGCGGAATCACAGGAAAGTGTTGTGAAGGATGTACTCATCAAGCCTGTTGTTATAG CTGATGACGATGAAATAGTTTGCCTTGGAAGTGAACCCATCCAATCTATGAGTCCGGTGCGGTCATCATGTCGTGCTGCCTCCAAGGAGCAGCGTCAGTCGTTCCTTCAGGAGAGCGAGAGTGAGGGACCCAGTCAGGACAACAATGAGGAATTCAAACTAGAAG GTGATGAGAGTgaagatgacgaagatgatgagagtgatgataGTTTCAaccctgatgatgatgacagtgactttgatgacgggaagaagaagaagaagaaaccacCAGCTAAACCAAGACCTCAAA AAACACCAAAGACAGCAGCATCTACAACAAGTCATCCAAAGCCCAAAACTGTCTGTAAACCATCGCCAGCACCATTCAGGTCTCCCATCGCAAGTAATTCACTGCCGGCAACGAATACGCCCAAATCTGACCTCGGCACATGTGCGAGTCGGAAACCTGCTTGGACTCCACCTG CTCCAACAGGATCGGCCACAAAATGTGTGAATCTTGGAGGCAGGAGGTCTCCGAGTGGTGGAGGTGGACTCCGGCTGGGTCTGTCTCGGAGCCAGCGAGTGAAACCGCTCCATTCATCAGTTAAAGGGGCGAGGTGA
- the LOC135492605 gene encoding solute carrier family 45 member 3-like translates to MNFGNWEKEYSSDGYTQPASTNQQSHHDNHKTDSSLDSDTMFPKGVRVRADPPTLLQLVLLNALVCGSEIVLSAGFAYLPPMLLKAGVREQHMCVFLSLGPLLACFIVPHIARASDNCRSRFGRRRPFIFVLGLLTCLSLLIIPYGENVTSSIFQKNYWWIKYTGIFLLGLGTVLLDFSAQACLTPCEALLTDVSRASGTSERTFMVYSFMSAVGGCVGYLITALDWNSSPLAVLFGGQEKTCFTVLFFLFLLAMFASLGVAQEALIDNVEIPIHDTDATSLTTTDIADLIKSGGNTKYDLGYESLSNHSDEGEASMEKRPLKATDRTDVNSPRHINVQISKPYLYLPSILSADRSGVHLHHRLLKRFSYLLKYLTSGIYQKLPWAIQNICEAPGVLKKLMMADFFSWSAIMCFNLYFSDFVGQYVYDGDPNSVEGSKAQIAYDNGVRNASWGLLLHCVLAALCSVFMETLVDRFGSKWTFLSGMVSFTIALTVMVFSKNFFMVMFLATLTGFSNTVVTTIPFSLITMYQDDKEVFFYDIDYSTRGTAQDISILDSSYYLSQVILTMIVGYVAHLCGTVAAYMVCSALFGIVACYCVTQVPYSRQEMITSLRNRRQQMISKATENGTANTPVM, encoded by the exons ATGAACTTTGGAAATTGGGAGAA AGAATACTCATCTGATGGATATACTCAACCAGCATCAACCAATCAGCAATCTCATCATGACAATCACAAGACGGACAGCTCTTTAGACTCTGACACGATGTTCCCCAAGGGCGTACGGGTCCGTGCAGACCCACCAACGTTGCTCCAGCTGGTCCTCCTAAACGCTCTCGTGTGTGGCAGCGAGATTGTCCTCAGTGCCGGGTTTGCGTATCTTCCTCCGATGTTGCTGAAGGCAGGTGTTAGGGAGCAGCACATGTGTGTCTTCCTCAGCCTCGGACCGCTGCTAGCATGCTTCATCGTACCTCATATAGCACGGGCAAGTGATAACTGCAGGAGTCGATTCGGTCGCAGGCGTCCATTCATTTTCGTGTTAGGATTATTAACGTGTCTCTCATTACTCATCATTCCATACGGAGAGAACGTCACATCGTCGATATTTCAAAAGAATTACTGGTGGATTAAATATACAGGCATATTTCTGTTGGGCTTGGGGACTGTTCTTCTGGATTTCTCCGCTCAGGCATGTCTGACTCCCTGTGAAGCTTTGCTCACCGATGTCAGCCGGGCGTCGGGAACTAGTGAGCGGACGTTCATGGTATATTCCTTCATGTCAGCTGTTGGTGGATGTGTTGGATATTTGATCACGGCTTTAGATTGGAATTCTAGTCCGTTGGCTGTATTATTCGGTGGCCAGGAGAAGACCTGTTTCACAGTGCTGTTTTTCCTCTTCCTGTTAGCCATGTTTGCCAGTTTAGGTGTCGCACAGGAAGCACTTATCGACAATGTGGAGATTCCCATCCATGACACAGATGCTACCTCACTCACCACTACGGATATCGCTGATTTGATCAAAAGTGGTGGCAATACGAAATATGATCTCGGTTATGAAAGTCTGAGTAATCACTCGGATGAAGGTGAAGCATCGATGGAGAAGAGACCTCTCAAAGCAACGGACCGCACTGACGTCAACTCGCCAAGACACATCAACGTCCAAATCTCAAAACCTTATCTATATCTTCCAAGTATCCTGTCCGCTGACCGCAGCGGTGTACACCTCCATCACAGATTACTCAAGCGCTTCTCATATTTACTCAAATACTTAACGTCTGGCATTTATCAAAAACTACCATGGGCGATACAAAATATTTGTGAAGCACCTGGCGTCCTGAAAAAATTAATGATGGCTGATTTCTTTAGTTGGTCGGCTATTATGTGCTTCAATCTCTATTTCTCAGACTTTGTGGGGCAGTACGTGTACGATGGCGATCCGAACTCTGTGGAAGGTTCCAAGGCCCAGATAGCTTATGACAATGGCGTTCGTAACGCCAGCTGGGGGTTACTGCTCCATTGTGTGTTAGCTGCTCTATGCTCAGTGTTCATGGAAACTTTAGTGGATCGCTTCGGCTCAAAGTGGACGTTTCTCTCTGGGATGGTCTCATTCACGATAGCATTGACTGTCATGGTGTTTTCAAAGAATTTCTTTATGGTGATGTTTCTGGCGACGTTGACAGGCTTCTCCAATACTGTGGTGACCACCATTCCGTTTTCTCTCATAACCATGTACCAGGATGATAAAGAG gtGTTTTTCTACGATATCGACTACAGCACCCGAGGTACGGCTCAGGATATCTCGATTCTTGACAGTTCCTACTACCTCTCACAGGTCATCCTGACCATGATCGTCGGCTACGTGGCTCACCTCTGTGGGACGGTAGCGGCTTACATGGTCTGCTCGGCCCTGTTTGGCATCGTCGCCTGCTATTGCGTCACCCAGGTGCCGTACAGTCGCCAGGAGATGATCACGTCTCTAAGGAACCGACGCCAGCAGATGATATCTAAAGCGACAGAGAACGGCACGGCAAACACTCCGGTGATGTAG
- the LOC135492487 gene encoding mediator of RNA polymerase II transcription subunit 18-like isoform X1 — protein MDITGPGIIPDQEYLLQGSILETSRDVLLHRLRGLCDNLETGPEMFHDHEMVYCMTGGAGPPVLFRARRSLSHQHVPWHLRYVGQVDVGDKSRATLLRSCIDVSTSDNLMQFLVEMGFKLDHEHVVKGYLFTKGRMKITVSKIFRMLESNNTETIEPLSQSYLVELSIVTTPGQEQVQDDMRNFAEQLKPLVQLDKIDHRRLQVQQI, from the exons ATGGATATCACTGGTCCTGGTATCATCCCTGATCAGGAGTACCTCCTGCAGGGCAGCATCTTGGAGACATCCCGAGACGTCCTGCTTCATCGCCTGAGGGGACTGTGTGACAACCTTGAGACCGGTCCAGAGATGTTTCACGATCACGAGATGGTGTACTGCATGA CAGGAGGAGCTGGTCCCCCTGTCCTATTCCGAGCGAGGCGGTCACTCTCACATCAACATGTGCCATG GCATCTACGATATGTTGGTCAGGTAGATGTTGGTGACAAGAGTCGTGCTACCCTCCTCCGTAGCTGTATAGACGTCAGCACTTCAGATAACCTCATGCAGTTCTTAGTCGAAATGGGTTTCAA ACTCGACCATGAGCACGTAGTAAAAGGTTATTTATTCACAAAAGGAAGAATGAAGATTACTGTATCAAAAATATTCAGG ATGCTCGAGTCCAACAACACAGAAACGATCGAGCCTCTGTCTCAGTCGTATCTCGTTGAGCTGAGCATCGTGACGACACCAGGTCAGGAACAGGTCCAGGACGATATGAGGAACTTCGCTGAACAATTAAAACC ACTTGTTCAGTTAGACAAGATCGACCACCGGCGCCTCCAAGTCCAGCAGATATGA